Proteins found in one Synechococcus sp. LA31 genomic segment:
- the cobT gene encoding nicotinate mononucleotide-dependent phosphoribosyltransferase CobT translates to MTLQRLSGDPRQAEHWCSQLAASAEATRVLLLLAGTETAAVPGISAAGATPESRRLTAAADAELLLLGPSLPRPHALPPLPAGVSPALIARVVVEQLGLQPLVVDAGAAVPPAVPHLQLGLQPARCLSTGQAMPVAQVQKLLALGRRWGRQLARRAQPLLLAECVPGGTSTAQAVLQGLGLEVAGLVSGSLREPAHALKAELVRCGLAAAQLREPASAAAVLAAVGDPMQPLAVGLVQAAALAGLPVLLAGGSQMAAVLALVLELTAVAERPLLASRVAIATTAWVAAEPSSDLAALLQLLQRRWDCEPLAFAAGLRFGRCHSPQLQAFEQGFVKEGVGAGGLAALWQLSGRSPEALAGACDQACALLHRSSGGAS, encoded by the coding sequence TTGACGCTCCAACGCCTCAGCGGAGACCCCCGCCAGGCCGAGCACTGGTGCAGCCAGCTCGCAGCTTCGGCGGAGGCCACGCGCGTGCTGCTGCTCTTGGCGGGCACCGAAACCGCCGCAGTGCCTGGCATCTCGGCCGCCGGTGCTACGCCGGAGAGCCGTCGCCTCACCGCCGCTGCCGATGCGGAGCTGTTGCTGCTCGGGCCTTCGCTGCCCCGGCCCCATGCCCTGCCGCCCCTGCCGGCCGGGGTGAGTCCGGCTCTGATCGCCCGCGTGGTGGTGGAACAGCTGGGCCTGCAGCCCCTGGTGGTGGATGCGGGCGCAGCGGTGCCGCCGGCGGTGCCCCATCTGCAGCTCGGCTTGCAGCCTGCTCGTTGCCTGAGCACGGGCCAGGCCATGCCTGTGGCGCAGGTGCAGAAGCTCCTAGCCCTGGGGCGGCGCTGGGGGCGGCAGCTGGCGCGGCGGGCGCAGCCGCTGCTGCTGGCTGAGTGCGTGCCGGGTGGCACCAGCACCGCCCAGGCGGTGCTGCAGGGCCTGGGTCTTGAGGTGGCTGGCTTGGTGAGCGGCAGCCTGCGCGAGCCCGCCCATGCCCTTAAGGCTGAGCTGGTGCGCTGCGGCCTGGCGGCCGCGCAGCTGCGGGAGCCGGCCAGCGCAGCGGCGGTGCTGGCCGCCGTGGGAGATCCGATGCAACCGCTGGCGGTCGGGCTGGTGCAGGCTGCCGCCCTGGCGGGCTTGCCGGTGCTGCTGGCGGGCGGCAGCCAGATGGCGGCGGTGTTGGCTCTGGTCCTGGAGCTCACCGCTGTGGCGGAGCGTCCCCTACTGGCCAGTCGCGTAGCCATCGCCACCACCGCCTGGGTGGCGGCCGAGCCCAGCAGCGATCTCGCGGCGCTTCTGCAGCTGCTGCAGCGCCGCTGGGACTGCGAACCCTTGGCCTTTGCAGCAGGGCTGCGCTTTGGCCGCTGCCACTCGCCGCAGCTGCAGGCGTTTGAACAGGGTTTTGTGAAGGAAGGGGTGGGGGCCGGGGGGCTGGCGGCGCTCTGGCAGCTGAGTGGCCGCAGCCCTGAGGCTCTCGCCGGCGCCTGTGATCAGGCCTGCGCGCTGCTGCATCGATCGTCGGGTGGTGCCTCGTAG
- a CDS encoding DUF2232 domain-containing protein translates to MSLSRRQAHQLTATAYLAAATALLWVGLYYLPVGGALFRLALPLPLALLQLRHNGRCAVEGVTVTAMLLVALMGPIRGPLVLFPYGFLALWLGWCWRRRFSWWLSWGVGVFIGAAGFLVRVAVLSLLLGENLWVVITTAAAQLLERLSGLLQLGGGPDLLQVQLLALGLVLLQNLIYVLALHAVALWIFPRLRSPITPPPPLLRPLLALDPL, encoded by the coding sequence ATGAGCCTCAGCCGCCGCCAGGCCCATCAGCTCACCGCCACGGCCTATCTGGCTGCCGCCACGGCCTTGCTCTGGGTGGGTCTCTACTACCTGCCCGTGGGCGGTGCGCTGTTCCGGCTGGCCTTGCCCCTGCCCCTGGCGTTGCTGCAGTTGCGTCATAACGGTCGCTGCGCCGTGGAAGGCGTCACCGTGACGGCGATGTTGCTGGTGGCCTTGATGGGCCCGATCCGCGGCCCGCTGGTGCTGTTCCCCTATGGCTTTCTGGCCCTTTGGTTGGGATGGTGCTGGCGGCGCCGCTTCAGCTGGTGGCTCAGCTGGGGGGTGGGCGTGTTCATTGGCGCCGCTGGTTTTCTGGTGCGGGTGGCGGTGCTCTCGTTGCTGCTGGGTGAAAACCTCTGGGTGGTGATCACCACGGCGGCGGCGCAGCTGCTCGAGCGGCTCAGCGGGCTGTTGCAGCTGGGCGGCGGCCCGGATCTGTTGCAGGTGCAGCTGTTGGCCCTGGGGCTGGTGCTGCTGCAAAACCTGATCTACGTGTTGGCCCTGCACGCGGTGGCCCTGTGGATCTTTCCGCGGCTGCGCAGCCCGATCACCCCGCCACCGCCGCTGCTGCGGCCCCTGCTGGCCCTCGATCCCCTTTGA
- the topA gene encoding type I DNA topoisomerase, whose translation MAHTLVIVESPTKARTIRGFLPKDFKVEASMGHVRDLPNNASEIPAAHKGEKWANLGVNTANNFEPLYVVPKDKKKVVKELKDALKGADQLLLATDEDREGESISWHLLQLLNPKVPVKRMVFHEITKEAIGRALDQTRELDMELVHAQETRRILDRLVGYTLSPLLWKKVAWGLSAGRVQSVAVRLLVQRERARRAFKSGSYWDLKAQLQQGSAAFEAKLTHLKGERIAGGSDFDEATGALKAGSKVRLLAESEARQLREAVLAAPWRVAAVEEKPSTRKPVAPFTTSTLQQEANRKLRLSARETMRTAQGLYERGFITYMRTDSVHLSDQAINAARSCVGDKYGKEYLSPSVRQFSTKARNAQEAHEAIRPAGESFRDPSATGLDGRDLALYELIWKRTVASQMADAKLTMLSVDLEADGGALGTAAFRATGKRIDFPGFFRAYVEGSDDPDAALEGQEVLLPSLKTGDSPACKGVEALGHQTQPPARYSEAALVKMLEKEGIGRPSTYASIIGTIVDRGYATLQNNALTPSFTAFAVTALLEEHFPDLVDTSFTARMENTLDEISHGQVQWLPYLESFFKGDTGLETQVQQREGDIDPTASRTIALEGLPCVVRIGRFGAYLETKRVADDGTEELLKATLPNEITPADLDAEKAELILKQKADGPESLGEDPETGDLVYLLFGQYGPYVQRGQVSDDNPKPKRASLPKGTKPEELSLEDALGLLRLPRHLGEHPEGGKIEAGLGRFGPYVVHHKGKGEKDYRSLKAEDDVLMVGLSRAIELLAQPKRGRGGRTALKDIGTPEGADEAIQLFDGPYGLYVKQGKVNASLPEGTTADTITLEQAVELLAAKAATGKGKGRKAAGTAAAKKPAAKKPAAKKAPATTKTGRLRASAVRVIRAADS comes from the coding sequence GTGGCGCACACCCTTGTCATCGTTGAGAGCCCCACGAAGGCCCGCACCATCCGCGGGTTCCTTCCCAAGGACTTCAAGGTGGAAGCCTCGATGGGGCACGTGCGTGACCTGCCCAACAACGCCAGCGAGATTCCGGCCGCCCACAAAGGCGAGAAGTGGGCCAACCTCGGCGTGAACACCGCCAACAACTTCGAGCCGCTCTACGTGGTGCCGAAGGACAAGAAAAAGGTGGTGAAGGAACTCAAAGACGCCCTCAAGGGTGCCGATCAGCTGCTCCTGGCCACTGACGAAGATCGGGAAGGGGAATCGATCAGCTGGCACCTGCTGCAGCTGCTCAACCCCAAGGTGCCGGTGAAGCGGATGGTGTTCCATGAGATCACCAAAGAAGCGATCGGCCGGGCCCTCGATCAGACCCGCGAGCTCGATATGGAGCTGGTGCACGCCCAGGAAACGCGGCGGATCTTGGATCGCCTTGTGGGCTACACCCTCTCGCCGCTGCTGTGGAAGAAGGTGGCCTGGGGCCTCAGCGCCGGGCGGGTTCAATCGGTGGCGGTGCGGCTGCTGGTGCAGCGCGAGCGGGCGCGGCGTGCCTTCAAGAGCGGTAGCTACTGGGATCTCAAGGCTCAGCTCCAGCAGGGCAGCGCTGCTTTTGAGGCCAAGCTCACCCACCTCAAAGGCGAGCGCATTGCCGGTGGGTCTGATTTTGATGAGGCCACCGGTGCCCTCAAGGCCGGCAGCAAGGTGCGCTTGCTCGCCGAAAGCGAGGCCCGCCAGCTGCGCGAGGCCGTGCTGGCGGCTCCCTGGCGCGTGGCGGCTGTGGAGGAGAAGCCCAGCACCCGCAAGCCGGTAGCTCCCTTCACCACCAGCACCCTGCAGCAGGAGGCCAACCGCAAGCTGCGCCTCTCGGCCCGCGAAACCATGCGCACGGCCCAGGGGCTCTACGAGCGCGGCTTCATCACCTACATGCGCACCGATTCGGTGCATCTCAGCGATCAGGCCATCAACGCCGCCCGCAGCTGCGTAGGCGACAAATACGGCAAGGAGTATCTGAGCCCTTCAGTACGGCAGTTCTCCACCAAGGCCCGCAATGCACAGGAGGCGCACGAGGCCATCCGCCCGGCTGGCGAGAGCTTCCGCGACCCTTCCGCCACCGGCCTCGATGGCCGCGATCTGGCGCTCTATGAGCTGATCTGGAAGCGCACGGTGGCTTCGCAGATGGCCGACGCCAAGCTCACGATGTTGAGCGTGGATCTGGAGGCCGATGGTGGCGCTTTGGGCACGGCTGCATTCCGTGCCACCGGCAAGCGCATTGATTTCCCGGGTTTCTTCCGTGCCTACGTGGAGGGCAGCGACGATCCCGATGCGGCTCTCGAGGGCCAGGAAGTGCTGCTGCCATCGCTGAAAACCGGCGATAGCCCGGCCTGCAAGGGTGTAGAGGCCCTTGGCCACCAAACCCAGCCGCCGGCGCGATACAGCGAAGCGGCCTTGGTGAAGATGCTGGAGAAGGAAGGCATCGGCCGCCCCTCCACCTACGCCTCGATCATCGGCACGATCGTGGATCGCGGTTACGCCACCCTCCAGAACAACGCCCTCACCCCCAGCTTTACGGCGTTTGCGGTGACGGCCCTGCTGGAGGAGCACTTCCCCGATCTGGTGGATACGAGCTTCACCGCTCGGATGGAGAACACCCTCGATGAGATCTCCCACGGCCAGGTGCAGTGGCTGCCCTACCTGGAGAGCTTTTTCAAGGGCGACACAGGGCTGGAAACCCAGGTGCAGCAGCGCGAGGGCGACATCGACCCAACCGCGTCGCGCACCATTGCGCTCGAGGGCCTGCCCTGTGTGGTGCGCATCGGACGCTTCGGTGCCTACTTGGAAACCAAACGCGTTGCCGACGACGGCACCGAGGAACTGCTCAAGGCCACCCTGCCCAACGAGATCACCCCAGCCGATCTCGATGCCGAGAAAGCTGAGCTCATCCTCAAGCAAAAGGCCGATGGTCCGGAATCCCTGGGTGAAGACCCGGAAACCGGCGATCTGGTGTATCTGCTGTTTGGCCAATACGGCCCCTACGTGCAGCGAGGGCAGGTCAGCGACGACAACCCCAAACCGAAGCGCGCTTCGCTGCCCAAGGGCACCAAGCCGGAAGAGCTGAGCCTCGAAGACGCTCTGGGTTTGCTGCGCTTGCCGCGCCACCTGGGCGAACATCCCGAGGGCGGCAAGATCGAAGCCGGCCTAGGCCGCTTTGGCCCTTATGTGGTGCACCACAAGGGCAAAGGCGAGAAGGACTACCGCTCGCTCAAGGCCGAAGACGATGTGCTGATGGTGGGCCTGTCGCGGGCGATCGAGCTGTTGGCGCAGCCCAAACGCGGCCGTGGTGGCCGCACCGCCCTCAAGGACATCGGCACGCCTGAGGGCGCCGATGAGGCGATCCAGCTGTTTGATGGCCCCTACGGCCTCTACGTGAAGCAGGGCAAGGTGAATGCCTCCCTGCCGGAGGGCACCACCGCCGACACGATCACCCTCGAGCAGGCGGTGGAGCTGCTGGCGGCCAAGGCTGCCACCGGCAAGGGCAAGGGCCGCAAGGCTGCAGGCACCGCAGCGGCCAAGAAGCCAGCCGCCAAGAAACCGGCTGCGAAGAAGGCCCCGGCCACCACCAAAACGGGCCGCTTGCGGGCCAGTGCCGTGCGGGTGATCCGCGCCGCCGACAGCTGA
- a CDS encoding NAD(P)H-quinone oxidoreductase subunit N — protein MAEAGSAAAPAVSAITSLQLNAGAVAPEGAVLLAMLACLLVDLAGEKAASRWVPVFSYIGLGSALGLLALQWNASPLEPAFLGSFLADNLAIAFRAVVAASTLLSLLISWRYVEQAGTPVGEYASILLAATLGAMLLCGSTDLVSVFVSLETLSVASYLLSGYMKRDARSSEAALKYLLVGSAAAAVFLYGASLLYGLTGGSTSLEAVGIALQTSASPVAALALVFVLSTVAFKIAAVPFHQWTPDVYEGSPTPVVAFLSVGSKAAGFALALRILVGCFEPFEAQWKLLFTVLAILSMVLGNVVALAQTSMKRMLAYSSIGQAGFVMIGLVCGTEDGYAAMVLYMAAYLFMNLGAFACIILFSLRTGSDRISDYAGLYQKDPLITLGLSLCLLSLGGIPPMLGFFGKIYLFFAGWADGQYLLVVVGLLTSVVSIYYYISVIKMMVVKEPQEASEVVKAYPELSWNVAGLQPLRAALISCVVVTAVGGILSNPLFGWANGAVAGTPMLQKALAASGLPIG, from the coding sequence CTGGCCGAGGCCGGTTCAGCAGCAGCGCCTGCAGTGAGCGCGATCACCTCGCTGCAACTCAATGCCGGCGCTGTGGCACCCGAAGGCGCGGTGCTGCTGGCAATGCTGGCTTGCTTGCTGGTGGATTTGGCCGGCGAGAAAGCCGCCTCCCGCTGGGTGCCCGTGTTTTCTTACATCGGTCTGGGCAGTGCTCTAGGCCTGTTGGCGCTGCAGTGGAATGCATCGCCGCTTGAGCCGGCCTTCCTCGGTTCCTTCCTGGCCGACAACCTGGCCATCGCCTTCCGCGCCGTGGTGGCCGCTTCCACACTGCTGTCGCTGCTGATCAGCTGGCGCTACGTGGAGCAGGCCGGCACACCGGTGGGCGAATACGCCTCGATCCTTCTGGCGGCAACGCTCGGGGCCATGCTGCTTTGCGGCTCCACCGACCTGGTGAGCGTGTTCGTGTCGCTGGAAACCCTTTCCGTGGCGAGCTATCTGCTCTCCGGCTACATGAAGCGCGACGCGCGCAGTTCGGAAGCGGCGCTGAAATATTTGCTGGTGGGCTCAGCTGCGGCAGCTGTGTTTCTTTACGGCGCTTCACTGCTTTATGGCCTCACCGGCGGCAGCACCAGCCTTGAAGCGGTGGGAATCGCCCTACAAACCAGTGCATCGCCCGTGGCCGCACTGGCCCTGGTGTTCGTGCTTTCCACCGTGGCCTTCAAAATTGCCGCAGTGCCCTTCCACCAGTGGACCCCGGATGTGTACGAGGGCTCTCCCACTCCGGTGGTGGCCTTCCTCTCGGTGGGCTCAAAAGCGGCAGGATTTGCCCTGGCCCTGCGCATCCTGGTGGGTTGTTTTGAGCCGTTTGAAGCGCAGTGGAAGCTCCTCTTCACCGTGCTGGCGATCTTGAGCATGGTGCTGGGCAATGTGGTGGCCCTGGCCCAAACATCGATGAAGCGGATGCTGGCCTACAGCTCCATCGGCCAGGCGGGCTTCGTGATGATCGGCTTGGTGTGCGGCACCGAAGACGGCTACGCCGCCATGGTGCTCTATATGGCGGCCTACCTGTTCATGAACCTGGGGGCCTTCGCGTGCATCATCTTGTTCTCGCTACGCACCGGCAGCGACCGCATCAGTGATTACGCAGGCCTCTACCAAAAGGATCCGCTGATCACCCTTGGCCTGAGCCTCTGCCTGCTGTCGCTGGGCGGCATCCCACCGATGCTGGGCTTCTTCGGCAAAATTTATCTTTTCTTCGCAGGCTGGGCCGATGGCCAATACCTGCTGGTGGTGGTGGGTCTGCTCACCTCGGTGGTGTCGATCTACTACTACATCTCGGTGATCAAGATGATGGTGGTGAAGGAGCCGCAGGAAGCCTCTGAAGTGGTGAAGGCTTATCCAGAACTCAGCTGGAATGTGGCGGGTCTTCAGCCGCTGCGCGCCGCCCTGATCTCCTGCGTGGTGGTAACTGCGGTGGGCGGCATCCTCTCCAACCCCTTGTTCGGTTGGGCCAATGGTGCTGTCGCCGGCACGCCGATGCTGCAGAAAGCCCTGGCGGCCTCAGGGCTGCCGATCGGCTGA
- a CDS encoding ABC transporter ATP-binding protein, translating into MSSSTAPLVAELDHIRKVYGSGDTAVAALDDLCMNVRRGEYLAVMGTSGSGKSTAMNIMGCLDRPSSGSYRLNGTAVEHLSDDQLADLRNRELGFVFQQFHLLQELTALDNVMLPMVYAGVPAERRRELGIAALQRVGLGERLNNKPNQLSGGQQQRVAVARAIINNPNLLLADEPTGALDSRTTKEVLDLFDELHREQGMTILLVTHEHDVAARAERIVHFHDGRLVDSGAGSQD; encoded by the coding sequence ATGAGCAGCAGCACGGCGCCGCTTGTGGCGGAGCTGGACCACATCCGCAAGGTGTACGGAAGCGGCGACACCGCGGTAGCCGCCCTGGATGATCTCTGCATGAACGTGCGCCGCGGCGAATATCTGGCGGTGATGGGCACGTCTGGCTCGGGCAAGAGCACGGCGATGAACATCATGGGCTGCCTGGATCGCCCCAGCAGCGGCAGCTACCGGCTCAATGGCACGGCTGTGGAACACCTCAGCGACGACCAACTGGCAGATCTGCGCAACCGCGAGCTCGGCTTCGTGTTTCAGCAATTCCACCTACTCCAAGAGCTCACGGCCTTGGACAATGTGATGCTGCCGATGGTTTATGCGGGAGTTCCAGCCGAGCGGCGGCGTGAACTGGGCATTGCCGCCCTGCAGCGGGTGGGCCTTGGTGAACGGCTCAACAACAAACCCAACCAACTCTCCGGCGGCCAGCAGCAACGGGTGGCCGTGGCCCGAGCGATTATCAACAACCCCAATCTGCTGCTCGCCGATGAACCCACCGGCGCCCTCGATTCCCGCACCACCAAAGAGGTGCTGGATCTGTTTGATGAGCTCCACCGCGAACAGGGGATGACGATCCTGCTGGTCACCCACGAACACGACGTAGCGGCCCGGGCCGAGCGCATCGTGCACTTTCACGATGGACGGCTAGTAGACAGCGGTGCCGGCTCGCAGGATTAG
- a CDS encoding glycosyl hydrolase family 8 translates to MSHSSEPFKYSEYYNSYKAAKYWRDVKEVNGSSVSSGTDPGRAVWNTSGTYGAGVISESMGYAMMLAALYNDKTTFDQLSATVQTTIKGNEKPLMSWYLTEGNDGKFTIRDTNSAGDGDINIALAYVYADQAASIYGWGNSTTNDELYYTLAKNYATAIRQNDFSTNDSEANNHILQDGFKQAEAGFAGNNWHPDYSDPRAYQLFELYDTEGASFWEKAQDYTKEAWKAVFNFGANDTGRSENPATGMIDASKYYANISNPTYGALKASDQYSDFTFNRYGSDYNSDSQRLPMRILNYINAEENIADVDMISVANANLKALNKHFADTNYWYIPDTLKIATPYDGDGDFTQNFTAAGLLAYAGNSHLSDPAGTSTTVANLNTMFGTNGINGTSVSPSGGWAIGNGLQGDDVFNDALTLWGLTVYEAGSTDLERSAMGVDAASADLLGHMNRINSSDPITGNLMLSETGKKDTFIFSKNYLSANRDDTEATGTIRIVDFNRKEDRLGFDTNKLKGAKSKIKTFANTRKANKLIKNDRPFILDRRTGELYTTLNSSNADRFNDLTPFAQFVEPQTRLGNIQADLI, encoded by the coding sequence ATGAGCCATAGCAGCGAGCCCTTCAAGTACTCCGAGTACTACAACAGCTACAAGGCAGCCAAGTACTGGCGGGACGTCAAAGAGGTGAACGGATCCAGCGTGAGCTCAGGCACAGACCCTGGCCGAGCCGTTTGGAATACTTCTGGAACATATGGCGCGGGCGTGATCAGCGAGAGCATGGGATACGCCATGATGCTCGCGGCTCTTTATAACGACAAAACAACATTTGACCAGCTTTCAGCCACTGTCCAGACGACCATTAAGGGCAACGAAAAACCTCTAATGTCATGGTATCTCACAGAGGGAAATGACGGCAAATTCACTATTCGCGATACGAATTCAGCAGGCGACGGAGACATCAACATCGCCCTCGCCTATGTCTATGCAGACCAGGCAGCAAGCATTTACGGTTGGGGCAACTCAACCACAAACGACGAGCTTTATTACACCCTAGCCAAAAACTACGCCACTGCGATCCGGCAAAACGATTTTTCCACGAACGACAGCGAAGCCAACAACCACATACTCCAAGACGGCTTCAAACAAGCCGAAGCAGGCTTCGCTGGCAACAACTGGCACCCCGACTACTCCGACCCACGCGCCTATCAGCTATTTGAGCTCTATGACACAGAAGGTGCATCATTCTGGGAGAAAGCCCAGGACTACACAAAAGAAGCCTGGAAAGCAGTCTTCAACTTTGGCGCCAACGATACGGGGCGAAGCGAGAATCCCGCCACCGGAATGATTGACGCCTCAAAGTATTATGCCAATATTTCCAATCCAACCTACGGTGCGCTGAAAGCATCAGACCAATACTCGGACTTCACATTTAACAGATACGGAAGTGACTATAACTCCGATTCCCAGAGGCTGCCAATGCGCATACTGAATTACATCAACGCAGAAGAAAACATAGCAGATGTCGACATGATTAGTGTAGCCAACGCCAACCTAAAAGCACTCAACAAACACTTTGCAGACACCAACTATTGGTACATTCCCGACACACTTAAAATCGCCACGCCATACGATGGGGACGGAGACTTCACACAGAATTTTACCGCCGCAGGCCTTCTCGCTTATGCAGGGAATAGCCATCTGAGTGATCCTGCAGGGACCTCAACGACTGTCGCCAATCTCAACACAATGTTTGGAACGAATGGCATCAATGGAACATCCGTCTCACCATCGGGCGGCTGGGCAATCGGCAATGGCCTCCAAGGCGATGACGTTTTCAACGACGCCCTCACCCTGTGGGGCCTAACCGTTTACGAAGCCGGCAGCACAGATCTAGAGCGATCTGCCATGGGCGTGGACGCAGCATCAGCCGACCTATTGGGTCACATGAACAGGATCAACAGCTCTGATCCCATCACAGGCAACCTGATGCTTAGCGAGACCGGCAAAAAGGATACTTTCATCTTCAGCAAGAACTATTTGTCAGCCAATCGCGACGACACAGAGGCAACAGGCACAATTCGAATCGTCGACTTCAATCGAAAAGAAGACAGATTGGGATTCGACACCAACAAACTCAAGGGCGCCAAGTCAAAGATCAAGACCTTTGCCAACACTCGCAAGGCCAACAAGTTGATCAAGAATGATCGGCCATTCATCCTGGATCGGCGCACAGGCGAGCTCTACACAACCTTGAATAGCAGCAACGCAGACCGATTCAACGACCTCACACCCTTTGCCCAATTCGTAGAACCACAAACCAGACTGGGGAACATCCAAGCTGATCTGATCTGA
- a CDS encoding M23 family metallopeptidase — protein sequence MSSLLHGWMRCSAGQLAARFLHFGRLCSAAALPRLQPLSLLAVLPALLGGGLAWAQLEASQPEESAPAASTAPVAPLLPPPGRTVVPLRPDPARLSGAATPPKRFDQSLDELVRQGVVTPNERNLVRGGGGALAPLDVGAFQQACRGGALSAKECRGGIALRWGRRSGSNGNTAWGGRMDANGMPLPPLTVPVSALLAGNGGSFNLASVFRVTPRPAPVLGNGNRSLLLPIIGSAVNTSGFGWRLHPLLGAWRLHAGEDLAAPEGTPVVAALSGKVVSSGLAGGYGLAVEVEHQRPLRRSLYGHLSELYVKAGDVVRQGEVIGRVGSTGLSTGPHLHFELREPAVGGWVAIDPGDFDPGQGLKGTDAIALLMGQLLQSLERPSAMG from the coding sequence GTGTCATCCCTGCTTCATGGATGGATGCGCTGCAGCGCCGGCCAGCTGGCGGCGCGCTTTCTACACTTTGGACGACTTTGTTCGGCGGCTGCGTTGCCTCGCCTCCAACCCCTGAGCCTCCTGGCCGTGCTGCCGGCGCTGTTGGGCGGCGGTCTGGCCTGGGCGCAGCTGGAGGCGTCTCAACCCGAGGAGAGCGCACCTGCGGCATCTACAGCACCGGTGGCTCCTCTGCTGCCACCCCCGGGTCGCACCGTGGTTCCGTTGCGACCCGACCCGGCCCGGCTCAGTGGTGCAGCCACTCCCCCGAAACGCTTCGATCAATCCCTTGATGAGCTGGTGCGCCAGGGGGTGGTGACCCCCAATGAGCGCAATCTGGTGCGTGGCGGCGGCGGAGCGCTGGCGCCATTGGACGTGGGCGCGTTTCAGCAGGCTTGCCGCGGCGGAGCGCTTTCGGCCAAGGAGTGCCGCGGCGGCATTGCCCTGCGCTGGGGCCGCCGCAGCGGCAGCAACGGCAACACCGCCTGGGGCGGGCGGATGGATGCCAACGGCATGCCCCTGCCGCCGCTCACCGTCCCGGTGTCGGCGCTGCTCGCCGGCAATGGCGGCAGTTTCAACCTGGCCAGCGTGTTTCGGGTCACGCCCCGCCCCGCACCGGTGCTGGGCAATGGCAACCGCAGCCTGCTGCTGCCAATCATCGGCAGTGCGGTGAACACCAGTGGCTTCGGTTGGCGGTTGCATCCGCTGCTCGGGGCCTGGCGGCTGCATGCCGGTGAAGATCTGGCGGCGCCGGAGGGCACACCGGTGGTGGCGGCCCTGAGCGGCAAGGTGGTGAGCAGTGGCCTGGCGGGCGGCTATGGCCTGGCGGTGGAGGTGGAACATCAACGGCCGCTGCGCCGCAGCCTCTACGGCCACCTCTCTGAGCTTTATGTGAAAGCCGGCGACGTAGTGCGCCAGGGCGAGGTGATCGGCCGGGTGGGCAGCACGGGATTAAGCACGGGCCCTCATCTGCATTTCGAGCTGCGGGAGCCGGCGGTTGGCGGCTGGGTGGCGATCGATCCGGGCGACTTTGATCCGGGCCAGGGCCTCAAGGGCACAGATGCCATTGCATTGCTGATGGGGCAGCTGCTGCAGAGCTTGGAGCGGCCATCAGCGATGGGCTGA
- a CDS encoding MarC family protein: protein MSLLHTAVGIFTIANPIGNLPIYLSFTDGNKRKDRAIASSAAFTFLIALLLADWLGNDLLNFFGISRAAFQVAGGLIVVLIGLSMLRSEPSKVHHDPDSVDRDQNSSVKGIVPLGIPLLAGPGTLTLVIADPLAASLMGKVEISLVILILSLVVYAIFDAGDMLSSKISTSALQVLTKIMGLLLTAIAIQMLFSGLSAGFPVLMQGQTAAG from the coding sequence ATGTCGTTGCTTCACACCGCAGTTGGGATCTTCACGATCGCTAACCCGATCGGGAACCTGCCGATCTACCTCTCCTTCACCGACGGCAACAAGCGCAAAGACAGAGCGATCGCCAGCAGCGCAGCCTTCACCTTTCTGATTGCGCTGCTGCTCGCAGACTGGCTGGGCAACGACCTGCTCAACTTCTTTGGCATCAGCCGCGCAGCATTCCAGGTGGCGGGCGGCTTGATTGTGGTGCTGATCGGCTTGTCGATGCTGCGATCCGAGCCATCGAAAGTGCATCACGATCCTGATTCTGTGGATCGCGACCAAAACTCATCGGTGAAAGGCATCGTGCCGCTTGGCATCCCCCTTCTGGCCGGCCCTGGCACGCTCACCCTGGTGATCGCCGATCCTCTAGCCGCCAGCTTGATGGGCAAGGTGGAGATCAGCCTGGTGATCCTGATCCTGAGCCTGGTGGTTTATGCAATTTTTGATGCGGGCGACATGCTCTCTTCGAAGATCAGCACATCAGCTCTGCAGGTGCTCACCAAAATCATGGGCCTGCTACTCACCGCGATAGCCATCCAAATGCTGTTCAGCGGCCTCTCCGCCGGCTTCCCCGTGCTGATGCAAGGGCAAACCGCAGCTGGCTGA